A window of Panthera tigris isolate Pti1 chromosome A3, P.tigris_Pti1_mat1.1, whole genome shotgun sequence genomic DNA:
CGTTGCTTTTCCTAATTCTTACAGAGCCCGTTTTGCTGGTGAGTAAAGAGACTTGTTGTTCATCTAGGAAACCAGGGGGTGAAGCAGCTTCCTGACCGGCACTGGTCACAGTGAGCTGTCAATGCTCCCATCACGGGAACCGGGTACCACTTTGTGTGGACTTCAGGCGTTAAACTGATGCCTTTTGTTTGCGTGATGGTTTCCCTTGACTTGAGGCACATTTCTgaccctctgtccctccacaTCTGAGTATCTGTGCCTGTAAAGCCGGGCGTGAGGGGTGAAGTCACACCTGGGCAGAATGTCTGTTCCCAAAGCCTCTTCCCGTCCCACCTCAGACAGTCTGGGGTCGGGGGGGCAGCGCCCTGGCTTAGGGCCCACCTCAGGTGGCTCTGAGGTACTCCAGACAGAGCGCCCGTGGTGTTGTCTGTGACCGCGGGAGCCCTCCCTGCGGCCCATTCTGGACATTCTTcgtgtttcttctttttggtggCCAGTCCTCGTCGGGGACAGGGTCGGCCGCTGGGACCACAGGTGGCCAGGCCTCGTCGGGGACAGGGTCGGCTGCTGGGACCACAGACCCCACGGAAGGTGCGAGCAGCATGTTCACTTTTGACTTTGGTGCTGCGCCCGCTGGGGCAGGGCTCGCACCCCCGGCGCTGCCCCGAGCTGTGCGCGGCCGGCCAAGGAGAGGGACCGGGTGTCGGGAACCCCCAGGACCCGGCCATCTGAGGGAGACGCTCTTCCTGCCCGTCTTCCCGGCCAGGGAATGTGAAACGggacagttatttttttaatttaatcttacgGCCACTAAAACATAAAGGAGGCTAAAAATTAGAGTGTCAATTTCAACATTTCCATGAAAGCAATGATGGTTTTTAGGTAAATATTAAAGGTTATCCTTGCACTTCCGAGAAagcaaacagaattaaaaatacaaattttaaaaagtatgccaGATGAGTTAGAATCTATGTTCATGAGTCTGTGAGTCAAAATCAGCAAGAATACAGACTTTACTCTtgttttttagaaagtaaaacgAACCCCATGTTACATCCCCCTCccgctcctctccctcccttcctagaTGCATCCCAGCTGGTAAATTTTGTGCCTCGCCAGTTACTTTCTCTAATAACCATAGAATGGCAGCCAGCATGGTGCTCGGTGGTGTGGACCTTCCTGTAAGAGTTTGTAGACAGTGACTCACGTGATCATAATAACCAAAGGGCGAGTGCGGTTGTTGTtgtcattctacagatgaagaatttgaagcacagagaggtcgaACAACttccccaggccacacagccagtgctGCCGGAGCCAGCGCTCCGGTCCGAGCGTGCCGACGCCGAATGGCACGCGCGCATCTGGACTCACGGACAGAAAATGGCCGCTGAGCCTCCAGAACAAGCGGTGTTTTGTGCAAGCCCTCTCGTTACTTTCAATAAACGTTGCCACTCGTAGCCCTTTGCAACGTGACatcttcatgaaatatttttgattcTTGTTCTTCGTGACATAGACCTACTGTGTTTAACCGCTGTGGGGCCTTGTATTCTCCGCTTGTGGTACAATTGTGTGTTTCTCTCTACTCTCCTGGGGAACATCTCTCAGCACGTATAGGTACAACCCGTATTTTGTGATGAAAATGTTAAGATCCACTCTCTCGGCGGATGCAGTTTTTAACCATTAGCAAAATTGAAGTCAGCGCAGTGAGGACACAGGGTAAtcctagtttcaggtgtacgataccGTGATCCGACGATCCCATGCGTCGCCCTGCGTTCGTCGTGTCAGGTGCCCTCCTTCACACCCACCACCTGTTCCCCCGTCCTCCCACCCACGTCCTCTCTGGcgaccatcagtttcttctctagaGTCAAGTCTCGTTCTTGGTCTGCATCGGtgttgtttcttacattccacacacaagtgaaatcatatggtgcgTGCCATCCTCTGGCTTATTTTGCCAGCGTTCTACTCTGCagctccatctgtgttgttgcaaatggcaaagtttcattatttttgtggctgagtaatattctattatgcaTATAAATACCACATCCTCCTTATCCGTTCATCcccgatggacacttgggctctttccatagctgagctgttgtaagtaatgctgctataaacatcggggggggggtggtgtagcctttcaaattagtgtttttgtattctttgggtaaatacccagtagtgcgactcctggatcatatgctatttctatttttagtctctcgaagaaactccatactgtcttccactggctgcaccagtctgcatttccaccaacagcgcacgagggttcctttttctccacaccatCCCCAACGCctgctgtttcctgtgttgttggttttagccattctgacaggtgtgaggtgatatctcatcagggttttgatttgtatttccctgatgatgagtgatgttgagcattttttcatgtgtcggttggccatctggatgcttctttggagaagtgtctattcatgtcttctgcccgtttttaaatcggggtattttctttttagatattGAGGTATTTAGGTATTGATGCTGTGGCCGATGTCAGAGACGTTACCGCCTGTGCTCTCTCCCAGGATTTTTATGCTCTCatgtctcccatttaggtctttcatccattttgagtttatttttgtgtctggtgtgagaAAACggtccaggttcgttcttctgcgtgtcgctgtccagtgttcccagcaccacttgctgaagagactgtctttattccactggatattctttgttcctttgttgaagatgagcTGACCCTATAGTTGCgggttaatttctgggttttctattctgttctgttgatctatgtgtctatttttgtgccagtacatactgctttgatgactacagctttgtaatttagcttgaagtctggaattatgatacctccagctttgcttttctttttcaagattgctttggcttttgggggtcttttgtggttctgtacaaattttggACTGCTTGTTCCAGGtctgtgaagagtgctggtggtattttgatagggagtgcATGAAATCTGCGGACTGCTTTGGGTCGTACAGACATCTTAGCAGTGTTCTTCCAACCACGAGCATGGACcgtctctccatttctttgtgccctcTTCAGTTTCGTTTAGCAACGTTTTGTAGTTTTCGGAGTACAGgcctttcatctccttggttaagtttattcctaggtatcatattatttttggtgcaattacaaataggatcttttaaagtttatttatttattttgagagggcgagagcgtgtgagcagagggaaggcagagagagagagggagggagagagagaatcccaagcaggctccgtgctgtcggcgcagagcccgacatggggctcgatcccatgaaccatgagactatggcctgagctgaaatcaagagttggacactttaccaactgaaccacccaggtgcccaggattgctttttaaatgtctctttcttctgcttcattattggtgcttAGAAATGCAACggttttctgtacattgactttgggTCCTGCGACCttattaaatttgtttgttttagtagttttttggtggggtctttagggCTTTCTGTAtgtggtatcatgtcatctgtaaatagtgaaaatgtcacttcttccttaccaatttggatgccttttgtttctttttcttgtctgattgctgaggctagggcttccaggactgtgttgaataacaggagggagagtgggcatccttgccttgctcctgaccttaggggagaAGCACTCAGTTTTCCCCCATCGAATATGATGTTggttgtggatttttcatatcCGGCCTCTATCATGTTGACGtctgttccctctaaacctactcgttgagagtttttatcatgagtacatgttgtactttgtcaaatgtgtCTTCTGTATCTGTCGAAATGATCGTatggttctcatcctttctcttattgatgtgatgcatcacattgattgatttgtgaccGTTGAACCAcgttgcagcccaggaatgagtcccacatgatcgtggtgaatgattttttttaatgcactgttgGATGCGGTTTGCTAggattttgttggggatttttgcatctgtccatcagggatattggcctgtaggtctGTTTTTTCTGTAATGgctctatctggttttggtatcgggGTAATGGATTTTAGAGGTGACTTCAGGTGGTGTTTGGATACGTATTGTAATGACCAAAGGAAGGTGGGTGTGTTGTGACAGCTCTGAGTCAATAAAGAAGCGTTGGAGGTGGACCCAGCTGAGTCCTGGGGAAGCAACCCTCACGGGAAAGAGGCCAGTGACCCTACGCTTGGCCAGCTTAGTTCTCTCCCATTAAACACACGTTGACATCTTTGGTGAGAGTTCCCGCTTGACTAACCAGCTGGAAAATGGAGTATTTAAGTGGGAAGATCAGTCTCTAACTACCTTGTCTTTCTCAGGGAGTGTTATGGGGCGGATGTGTCTCAGACCATGACCTAATTtggatataattagttaagatgacgAAGTAGGGTGTCCAATAttactggtgtccttgtaagaaggggACACTGGGACACAGGCTTCCAGGGAGAAGGTGGGTGAACGTGAGAGCAGAAACTGGAGATTCTTCTCCGGCCGAGGACTGCCAGCCATGAGCAGAAGCGGGAAGACGCCTGGAGACGTCCTCGCCCGGGGCCTTCGAGGGCCTCCAGGCTGCGTGAGAATCTGGTTCTCTCACAGCCCCTGGCCTGGGGCACGGGGTTCTGGCCGTCCTGGGAAGGTGATGccggcagcagaggaaaggagaacATGGCACACGTACCAGGAGGGCGCCGACCAGAGGGCTTTCCGTCGGGAGCCGCTGGTGCCTCTGGGCGCTCGGGCCCTGCAGGCCTCCGGCCTCGAGCTGGTTTGAGCTGGAGTTTTTGGAGGCTGCAATGTCTGCTTCCGGGCCTTTCTGCTGTGTGGGCGTCGCTTGTGTAGGAGGCCTTGTTGCGTCTTTAAAGATACGTCCTGGAGGGTGAGGGTGAATCTCCCTTGGGTTATGTCACCGGGATTTTACGTTTGGGTGGGAACCTCGCTTCGGCCGCCGACGGGCGTTTGCCTTCTTTGTGGACCGTTTGCTGTCTGTTCCGAGAGGCAGCCAGTGCATGTGGGGTTCCGTTCAGGACTACGTGTCCGTTGTGGTCAGCCTGGAACCCAGAAACCCAGAGCCCTGCTCGGGTGCGTCCCGCCCGGTGGCCGCTCGGCCAGACAACTGCCGTCTCCTCCGCCCGCGCACAGCGGCGCGGCACTCTGCCTGACTCCCGCGGGCGTGTTTCTGCCGGCCACCTGGGTAACTGTCCCGTTCTCGCCCCCACAGAGTCCGTAGAGGAGCAACAGCAAGGCTTCCAGATGAACAACCGAAAGGAAGACATGGAGATTGCGTCCCACTACCGGCACCTGCTGCGGGAACTGAACGAGCAGCGGCAGCACGGCGTCCTGTGCGATGTGTGCGTCGTGGTGGAGGGCAAGGTCTTCAAGGCGCACAAGAACGTCCTGCTCGGCAGCAGCCGCTACTTTAAGACGCTGTACTGCCAGGTGCAGAAGACGTCCGAGCAGGCCACGGTCACGCACCTGGACATCGTCACGGCGCAGGGCTTCAAGGCCATCATCGACTTCATGTACTCTGCCCACCTGGCCCTCACCAGCAGGAACGTCATCGAGGTGATGTCCGCCGCCAGCTTCCTGCAGATGACGGACATCGTGCAGGCCTGCCACGACTTCATCAAGGCCGCACTGGACATCAGCATCAAGCCCGACGCCTCGGACGAGCTCTCCGAGTTCGAGATCAGTGCCCCTCCTGGCAGCAGCACGGACGCCCTCATCTCGGCCGTGATGGCGGGAAGGAGCATCTCCCCGTGGCTGGCCCGGCGCACCAGCCCCGCCAATTCTTCCGGAGACTCGGCCATCGCCAGCTGCCACGAAGGGGGCAGCAGCTACGGGAAGGAGGACCAGGAGCCCAAGGCTGACGGCCCCGACGACATTTCTTCGCAGCCGCTGTGGCCCGGGGACGTGGGCTACGGGTCTCTGCGCGTCAAGGAAGAGCAGATCTCCCCGTCTCATTACGGAGGGAGTGAGCTCCCTTCCTCCAGGGACGCGGTGATACAGAACTCTTTCTCGGAGCAGGCTGGCGGGGACGGCTGGCAGCCCACGGGTCGCAGGAAGAACCGGAAAAACAAAGAGACGGTCCGGCACATCACACAGCAGGCGGAGGGCGATAGCCGGGCCGGCTCCCCGGTGGCCCCTTTCCTTCCGACGTCCGGGTGGCCATTCGGCGGCCGCGACTCAAGTAAGCCTTTTGTTTTCGTGGGCGGGGCTCAGACGCTGGCGGCCCAGACGCGCTGCTTGTGCTGCAGGGGAACCAGTGTGGGCCAGCCTCACACCGGGGCCTCCCACGGGCCGCCTCCTTTTGCAGCAAATTATGTGAGTGCAGGGAGTGTGACTCTGGGTGCCCCCGTGTCACTGGTGCACAGAGGCCACTTGATGATGTAGGGCTTCTCTGTCGCCGAGGGGTCAGTAGCTGGAAAAGTGGGTGACGTCTGGTGCGGGGCAGTTCGAGGGTCTGTGTTCCTTTATCCAGGGAGTCTTTCGTCAACACTGCTTAGgagaacttaattttaaaaggttgAAACGTGAAAATGTTAAGCGGTGCAAAAGTGCATCAGGTGAGGTGAGGTGAAGGTGGGTTGGGACGTGAAGGTGGGTAGggaccccaccccacacctcAGACCCTCACGGTCCCGTGGCCTCAGCTCTGCGTTTCCTGTCCCCACACCGGGGTCTTGGTCACTGTTGTGAGTGTTGGACAGGCCGTCACACGCACCTGTTTTATCCCTGGTAAAAAGCTTGTCTTCAGCTGGGGGGACTTGAAGGCTTCCGGCTGAAAAGCCCCCCTCGCGAGGAGGGTTGTTTCCTTGTTTCCAGTAAGTGCGGGTCCAGTGGTTCAAAGTAACACATGTCTTTTCTCGCAGCCGCTGGGCGTTGCTGTGCTacgcggggagggggcgctgaGCACGCGTCAGACCCTGTGTGTCAGGTTCAAGGTGGCTCTAAGCTCAGCTTTGCGGAAGCTGGTCCTCGCACCCTGGATGGTAGTTTTGTGTCTTGTCTCCCAGACAGTGGCTGATACGTTAAGTGTTTGCTGAAACACCAGACACCCTCCTGGTCCTGGGCGCGTAACGGCTGCTGTTACGCCGCCCTTCCAAGTGGCGGACTGGGGGGCaggctccctccacccccagcccagccccgggTGCACTGGGGTCCAGAGGCTGAGGAAGGGTCTTCGTGGGAACAGAGTTGGTCCAGAGCAGGACAGAAGCTTCTTAGCAAGTTCTCGTCCAGGGGAGGCCCCTCTGGGAAGGTCACAAATCACCTGCAACACGAGAACGGACAGGCGTGAAGGCAGCAAGCTAGGGTCATAGCCCTGAAAAGTGTCACAGTTGCCAAGCATCCTGTGcttgggggcaggaaggaagctTCCCAGGCAGGGCCGGCGGGCCCCTGGACGTTCTGGCTCCCGCGCTCAGCTCTCCATGCGTTAGCTTTTATTATCGTGGTGAGATATATGTGCCGTAACCTCTACTGTTTTAACCATTTCTGAGTCTATAATTTATTGGGATTAAATACGTTCACACTGTTATGGCAACCATCATTACCATTTATCTACCAGACCGAGACTCTGTACCCGTTGAACGGAACCTCCCCGAGACACGCTGTCACCTGTGTTCGTTGTCACTCTCTGTCACTGTGTGTTCCCAGCCCAAAGCACAGGGCCAGACCCCTGAATGCTCAGTTCAGGTTGGTCGAAACACAGCCTTTCGACCTCGGGCTGGATGGCTCACTGCCGCGGGGGTGTCCCGGGCGCCCTAGGGCAGCAGCAGCTCTGACCTCcgtccactagatgccagtagccaCCCAGCCCTAGTCTGGTGACAGCAGAAGTGTGTCTGGACGTTGTAAAGGTCCCTGATGGGCAGCACCCCAGAACTGCTGGAGGTTCACTGAAGAAGAAGGTTAAGTGTCTGAGCTGCTCGAAAAGCCGTCTCCCTGCTGGCTGTCTGTAGGGAGAGGACACTCCGTGTGCTCTAAACTGTTTATAACCTCTCACCGGCTCTGACCGAAATCTGAGAAGCAGTCTGTGGTATATGACCTAAGGACAGCTGCTTTGTGTCGAGCCTTCTGGGCCGGTCGGTGCCGCAGTCCCGTCCTGGCGAGTCCAGTCCTGGGTGTCGAGGGCCGCCCAGCAGGCTGTGACGCCGGGGGGGCTTGAGGTTGAGGGCCCATCAGCGCAGTAAGGAATGTGCTCTCCTCGGGCCTGTAGGTTTGGGGCTTTGAGTGCAGTAGTCAAGCAGAAGGTGTTTTTAGATTCCAACAAGTGACTTCGATCGTGTACTTTTGTTAATGTCTTAAATCCCCTGGGTTTCCAAGGCAACTGTGAACAGCTTCTGTTAGATTATTCTGAGCTGCTGAGGCAGGGATGTGGGGTTGGAGGCTCGCATAGGGTGGTTTCTgcccttggtggtggtggtggtttatCCCTCCAtcctggccctggggctgggcttGGAAGCTTAAGTTGTGATCCCCAGTGGGGGCCGGTTTGTTTCCACTAAAGATTCCTTACCTCTTAGGGAAGAATGCCTTTAAATTCTCCTACTTGCAGGAGCAAAGGCCCTGTTCCAGAAGAACTGTCAGGTGGTTTTCGCACATCCCTCGGAGGCTCAGTGCAGGTGCTTGGATGCTCGGCTTTGCCGCCAGGCCCGCCTGTGTCCCCGGCTTGGCTTTGGCGATTCCGAGGCCTCTTTGAGTTGGAGAGTGATTTTTTCCAAAAGGGCCAAGAGCATGTGAACCTAGTGGCCTCCGAGGTGTCGTTGGAATTCTCTCGTACGGTCACTTGTGTGGCAGCTCGGGGGGAAGTGGTGTCCACACGCGCAGGTAGGTTGCACGTACTCGGCCGCGTCCTCCTCGGGCCCCGGCCTCCCCCCTCGCGTGCGACCCCACGGTGGCCGCAGACCCCCAGGAGGCGATCTGTAGCCGCTGGTTCACAAGCGGGAACGGGAAGGGCCCAGGCGCTCGTCCTAATGTCCCACACACGGCCTAAAAAGTTCTGCCAAAAAAGAGAGTTCTGGACCCAGGATAAAATGGGTCTGCTTTGTAAAGTAAATGTTTCTGCCTGAACTTCTGTAAAGTTGGATCTTGACATAGTGGGATCTTGAAGAACACGTTTGGGTGGGTGAAGGTGGTCTCTGTAGGCTCCCAGCTGACCCCTCACGCCCTTGCAGCGTttcctgggcagggagggggcaggtgcaCCACCTGTCAGGCCGAGGTTGTCATGGGGGCTGCAGTGGGGGCACCAGATGGGAGGGGAGACATCCCCCGCTGCCCGTCCTCAAGTACGCGAGGGTGCGGGGTGGGGCTTGTTCGAGAAGCGGTGAACCTTTCGAGTTTGTCTGAGTTTCCCTGCATGTCGTGTCGTGACCCGCCTGCAGGAGTGAAGGGTGAACCGAGCGCCGGGCTCCCTGATCCTCTGGTCAGTCTGTCCACTTCCGCGACAGGTGCCCTTTCCGCTGCCGACAGTCCAGCATCCGGCTCAGTGTGGTGTTTGTGACTTTTGGGTAGAAGAGCCTGAATGAAAAGCGGCAGCACGTCTCTGGGGCTGGGACTTTGGCTCCCGGACGGGTGGGCCCGTTCCCGAGACCCTGTCACCCCTGCCCTTCACCCCTTCCTCAAGAGGTGGAGCCCATTGTAGCTGCCGCCCGAAGTTTCCCCTTCCGACAGGAGCAGGACCGTGTGGAGCCGGTGCCCGCTGGCCCTTTGCCGTCTGGCTGGTGGCAGGTGGCGCCCTCGTGGTTGCGGTGTTGGGCGAGAGCGCGAACCCTGGCGGCCGTGCCAGGAGGTGGCGGGAAATGCTGGCGACTCAGAGCGGGCCGAACGGTGGCAGGAGCCAGCTGCCTGCGCGGTGCGGTCTTCTGGGAAGGGGCCCCGCGGGTGGAGGAGCCTGGGGGTCGTGTCCTGTGACCTTTGGCTCATCCACGCCCAAGGCCATGATTTTGAATCACTGTCCTGATTCAAGACCCTTACGAACTCGGCTCTGCTGAGCTGCTGGTGTAGCTCAAATGCAGGTGCTCCCTTTGCGTCTGGATTTTCTAGAATATCGCATTCGTGAAGGATGAGTCCTTGAAGGGCTCTCACGGGCATCAGGCTCAGCCTGGTGCCTGAGGGAGCTGGGAGGACGTCCCACCTGGAGCCACCAGGCGGACGAGCCGTAGCGTGTCCTGGGCTGCTGCAGGTCAAGGCGGACCACGTCGTGAGGCCGTGGCAGGCTGGAGCCAGAGGAGAAGGTGCTTCTGGAAGCCCCAGGAGTCAGGCAGCACTCCGGGCTCAGGCGACACAGGGAGCCCAGCAAAGGCTCGCACTCAGGATCCCCGAAGTGCGGCCCACGAGGGAGCGGGATCTCAGTGGAATGTGCTTGAGTTGGTGTGATTGCCATTTTGTTAGGCAGCCGGGGAATGTGTTTTTGCACGGCCAGTGAGCACCTCGTTGTGCTCTAGGGTTGTGCAGAAAGGAGCCTGTCCCCTCTCCGAGTGCAGGGGGCCACCCCCAGCAGCTTACCGGAGCTCAGGCTCTCGTGCCTGTCCCATCCGCAGGGAGCCTCCGCTGCTCTGTGGTCGGTTCGCAGACGTGTAGCTGTCTCACTGGATCCTGTCTCGATTTGAACTTGAGGGTGATTCCACCGCATGAACGCGCACTGTCCACTCCCGTGCCGATGTGGATGGCTCCGGCTGCCTCTGGTTTGGGCTGTGACAGTCACTGCCGCCACACCTTCCAGCGCTTTTGGACGTGATTCTCCTGCTGTATTCTGGAGGTGCTTCTCGGGGGTGCGGGGGTTTCCTACAGCTGTCACGAGAAGTTACCGTGTGCCCCGTGGCCTCACTATCTTCCAGCTCTCAGAAGTCAGGGCTGGGGTGGCAGGGCTCCTGCGTTCCTTCTAGAGTCCCCAGGGGAGGACATTTCCTGgccttctccagcttctagaggccctGTCTTCCTTGAgtccggccccccccccccccccgccgccctctTCCCCTTAGAAGGACCCTTGTGTTGACACGGACCCACCCGGATAATCTGGGACAGTCGTCCACCTCAGGGCCCCTAACTCCATCCTTTGTGCCGCATGAGGTCGCCCACTCACAGGCCCTGGAGATGGGGACCTGGATGTCTAAGGACCGCGATCAGCCTACCCCATGGCGCATACGTGTAATTAGCAAGGTTTTGTGGTGAAAattgccattctttttttctgttccttgaagCATGATATGCATGCAGTAAACTGCACAGATTTCGAGTGAACAGTTTCAGGTTGAACaatttcttgtttctctctttaacattttattggggaaacatttattcttagagaaaaggtaaaaaaaaaaaaaaagaaaacgagcACGTCTACCAGCCAGATTCTTCACTTAACGTTTTGCTACATTTGCTTTATTGTATGTTTATTCACCTAAT
This region includes:
- the ZBTB46 gene encoding zinc finger and BTB domain-containing protein 46; its protein translation is MNNRKEDMEIASHYRHLLRELNEQRQHGVLCDVCVVVEGKVFKAHKNVLLGSSRYFKTLYCQVQKTSEQATVTHLDIVTAQGFKAIIDFMYSAHLALTSRNVIEVMSAASFLQMTDIVQACHDFIKAALDISIKPDASDELSEFEISAPPGSSTDALISAVMAGRSISPWLARRTSPANSSGDSAIASCHEGGSSYGKEDQEPKADGPDDISSQPLWPGDVGYGSLRVKEEQISPSHYGGSELPSSRDAVIQNSFSEQAGGDGWQPTGRRKNRKNKETVRHITQQAEGDSRAGSPVAPFLPTSGWPFGGRDSSADLTVAEASSSDSRGERAELYGHVDEGLLGGEASYLGPPLTPEKDEALQQAAAVANLRAALMSKNSLLSLKADVLGDDSSLLLEYLPKGTHSLSLNEFTVIRKKFKCPYCSFSAMHQCILKRHMRSHTGERPYPCEICGKKFTRREHMKRHTLVHSKDKKYVCKLCSRVFMSAASVGIKHGSRRHGVCADCAGRGVAGPLDGGGTEGSPELFPGDGPYLEDPDDPRGEGEEELCEDEDEVGLAHEDALLAAEKGDEDSPRGPGSPPGAPDKDFWIS